A single region of the Streptomyces virginiae genome encodes:
- a CDS encoding YhgE/Pip domain-containing protein, whose translation MSPTVAPEATAAALVRRPQLWLVPTILTGLLALLLSLLYMGGIVNPNAELRDLPIALVNEDTGKPPPGQRQNLGTQITAAVAADPAGGKAGWRELSLAEAQDQLDSGQVYGALVVPAGFTDSVTALPTSGATKRPTITVLTNPGKGSLGSSLASQITTQAAHGASRTIGEQLTAAAGAQASPTAKLLLADPVDVVTRVGHPIGTKSGLGLTAFYYTLLLVLAGFMGGNVISNGVDTALGYADNEIGPWHTRRPTVPIDRTQTLLLKMLMTAGITLVSTALVMLACVGILGMDASHLPLLWIYSYCAALAVGLGVQAINAAFGGIGQLVSMFVFIVLGLPSSGATVPLQAVPGFYRFLSHFEPMRQLSDGVRAILYFDARGDAGLTRSWIMIAVGTVLALVFGFAMTTYYDRKGLKRLTPQPA comes from the coding sequence TACATGGGTGGCATCGTCAATCCCAACGCGGAGCTGCGCGATCTGCCCATCGCCCTCGTCAACGAGGACACGGGCAAGCCGCCGCCCGGGCAGCGGCAGAACCTGGGGACGCAGATCACCGCCGCCGTCGCCGCCGATCCCGCCGGCGGCAAGGCGGGCTGGCGTGAGCTGAGCCTGGCCGAGGCCCAGGACCAGCTCGACTCCGGCCAGGTGTACGGGGCGCTGGTGGTCCCGGCCGGTTTCACGGACTCGGTCACGGCGCTGCCCACGTCCGGGGCCACGAAGCGGCCGACCATCACGGTGCTCACCAACCCGGGGAAGGGCAGCCTCGGGTCCTCGCTGGCGAGTCAGATCACGACGCAGGCCGCCCACGGCGCGTCGCGCACGATCGGCGAGCAGCTCACGGCGGCCGCCGGCGCCCAGGCGAGTCCCACGGCGAAGCTGCTGCTGGCCGACCCGGTGGACGTCGTCACGCGGGTGGGCCACCCGATCGGTACGAAGAGCGGCCTCGGTCTGACGGCCTTCTACTACACCTTGCTGCTGGTGCTGGCCGGGTTCATGGGCGGCAACGTCATCAGCAACGGTGTCGACACCGCTCTCGGCTACGCCGACAACGAGATCGGGCCCTGGCACACCCGCCGCCCGACGGTACCGATCGACCGTACGCAGACGCTGCTCCTCAAGATGCTGATGACGGCGGGCATCACGCTCGTGAGCACGGCCTTGGTGATGCTGGCCTGCGTGGGCATCCTGGGGATGGACGCGTCCCACCTGCCGCTGCTGTGGATCTACTCCTATTGCGCGGCCCTCGCCGTCGGCCTGGGTGTGCAGGCCATCAACGCCGCGTTCGGCGGGATCGGCCAGCTCGTGTCGATGTTCGTGTTCATCGTGCTGGGCCTGCCGTCGTCGGGGGCGACCGTCCCGCTGCAGGCGGTCCCCGGCTTCTACCGGTTCCTGTCCCACTTCGAACCGATGCGTCAGCTCAGCGACGGGGTACGGGCGATCCTCTACTTCGACGCCCGGGGGGACGCGGGTCTCACCCGCTCCTGGATCATGATCGCCGTCGGCACGGTGCTGGCCCTGGTGTTCGGCTTCGCCATGACCACCTACTACGACCGCAAGGGCCTCAAGCGGCTCACGCCGCAGCCTGCCTGA